One Tunturibacter gelidoferens genomic region harbors:
- a CDS encoding thioredoxin domain-containing protein yields MSSDPAASQEVAGSHGQASEHLNSLAKAASAYLRSAMHQPVEWQEWGEAAFEKAKVEDKPILLDIGAVWCHWCHVMDRESYESAATAKIINDHFVAVKVDRDERPDVDTRYQAAVSAISGQGGWPLTAFLTPEGKPYFGGTYFPPADQHGRPGFQRVLLTMAEAFQSRRDEVNESAGSVMAAIEHNESFMGRAGNPGPELVAKLVSSVLKQFDARSGGFGSQPKFPHSGAIDLLLDVASRVSAGGMEDVSESAKTAAMVTLQKMSKGGIYDHLAGGFHRYSVDERWVVPHFEKMSYDNSELLKNYVHAFQTFVEPEAARVAREMIRWIDEWLSDRERGGFYASQDADFSLEDDGDYFTWTRDEATEVLTAEELAVASAYYDIGEIGDMHHNPAKNVLHVRGTLEGVAKANGITFEVAKERLAAAKEKLYAARLKRPTPYVDKTIYVGWNGMMISAYVEAGRVLDMPEVRAFALKSLDRVLAEAWDAKAGLAHVVAYGEQGGSGARVAGVLEDYVFLGHAALDAWELTGEMRYYTAAEAIMESALVKFYDPVGCAFFDTESVGEGETRLGALVTRRKPLQDSPTPAGNSVGAALLLRLEALNGREDYAVKALETLETFAGVVEHFGLYAASYGLALQRMVLRAVEICVIGDDAAARRLEAVALARYAVNKSVIRLRRDQLGALPPALAETLPHLPGLGGEGSFAVVCSGKGCLPPVSGVDELIEAMNKAL; encoded by the coding sequence ATGAGCAGCGATCCGGCGGCGAGTCAGGAAGTGGCGGGAAGTCACGGGCAGGCTAGTGAACATTTGAACTCTTTGGCGAAGGCGGCTTCGGCTTATCTGCGGTCTGCGATGCATCAGCCGGTGGAGTGGCAGGAGTGGGGCGAGGCGGCGTTTGAGAAGGCGAAGGTGGAGGATAAACCGATACTGCTGGATATCGGCGCGGTGTGGTGCCACTGGTGTCATGTGATGGATCGGGAGTCGTATGAGAGTGCGGCGACGGCGAAGATCATCAACGATCACTTTGTTGCGGTGAAGGTGGACCGGGATGAGCGGCCGGATGTGGATACGCGATACCAGGCGGCGGTGTCTGCGATCAGTGGGCAGGGTGGCTGGCCGCTGACTGCGTTTTTGACTCCGGAGGGAAAGCCTTACTTTGGGGGGACTTATTTTCCACCGGCGGATCAGCATGGACGGCCTGGATTTCAGCGGGTACTGCTGACGATGGCGGAGGCGTTTCAGAGTCGGCGCGATGAGGTGAATGAGTCGGCCGGAAGCGTGATGGCGGCGATTGAGCATAACGAATCGTTTATGGGGAGAGCAGGGAATCCCGGGCCGGAGCTGGTGGCGAAGCTGGTGTCGTCGGTGCTGAAGCAGTTTGATGCGAGGTCGGGTGGGTTTGGGTCGCAGCCGAAGTTTCCTCACTCGGGGGCGATCGATCTGCTGCTGGATGTGGCGTCGAGGGTGTCGGCTGGTGGGATGGAGGATGTGAGCGAGTCGGCGAAGACTGCGGCGATGGTGACGCTGCAGAAGATGTCGAAGGGCGGGATCTATGATCATCTGGCTGGGGGATTTCATCGCTACTCGGTGGATGAGCGATGGGTGGTGCCGCACTTCGAGAAGATGTCGTATGACAATAGCGAGCTGCTGAAGAACTATGTGCATGCGTTCCAGACGTTTGTGGAGCCTGAGGCGGCGCGGGTGGCTCGGGAGATGATTCGATGGATCGATGAGTGGTTGAGCGACCGGGAGCGCGGTGGGTTCTATGCTTCGCAGGATGCGGACTTTTCGCTGGAGGATGACGGCGACTACTTTACGTGGACGCGGGATGAGGCCACGGAGGTGCTGACGGCGGAAGAGCTTGCGGTGGCGAGTGCTTACTATGACATCGGCGAGATCGGCGATATGCACCACAACCCGGCGAAGAATGTTTTGCATGTGCGGGGGACGCTGGAGGGAGTGGCGAAGGCGAATGGGATCACCTTCGAAGTGGCGAAGGAGCGATTGGCTGCGGCGAAGGAGAAGTTGTATGCGGCTCGGTTGAAGCGGCCTACTCCTTATGTGGATAAGACGATCTATGTGGGTTGGAATGGGATGATGATCTCGGCCTACGTGGAGGCGGGTCGGGTGCTGGATATGCCGGAGGTGCGGGCGTTTGCTCTGAAGTCTCTGGACCGGGTGCTGGCGGAGGCCTGGGACGCTAAAGCTGGGCTGGCTCATGTCGTCGCGTATGGAGAGCAGGGTGGGAGTGGCGCGCGGGTGGCTGGGGTGCTCGAGGACTATGTATTTTTAGGGCATGCGGCGCTGGATGCGTGGGAGCTGACGGGGGAGATGCGGTACTACACGGCTGCCGAGGCGATTATGGAGAGTGCGCTGGTGAAGTTCTATGACCCGGTGGGGTGCGCGTTCTTCGATACCGAGAGTGTTGGCGAGGGCGAGACCAGGCTGGGAGCGCTGGTGACGCGGCGAAAGCCGCTGCAGGACTCGCCTACGCCTGCGGGGAACTCTGTTGGAGCTGCGTTGCTGCTGCGGTTGGAGGCGCTGAATGGGCGGGAGGACTATGCGGTAAAGGCTCTGGAGACGCTGGAGACCTTTGCGGGGGTAGTCGAGCACTTTGGGCTTTATGCGGCGAGCTATGGGCTGGCGTTGCAGAGGATGGTGTTGCGGGCGGTGGAAATTTGTGTGATTGGGGACGATGCCGCGGCGAGGAGGCTTGAGGCAGTGGCGCTGGCTCGGTATGCGGTGAATAAGAGCGTGATCCGGTTGCGGAGGGATCAGCTGGGGGCGCTGCCTCCGGCGCTGGCGGAGACGTTGCCGCATCTGCCGGGGCTTGGGGGGGAGGGGAGTTTTGCTGTGGTTTGTAGTGGCAAGGGATGTCTGCCGCCGGTGTCGGGTGTGGATGAGTTGATTGAGGCTATGAATAAGGCTTTGTGA
- a CDS encoding TolC family protein: MRLKDMQGAASISLLLMSLCTQPGLAQQQTQSSPTTPAAPQQVVNDTTGTPGLPQAPQPKATEPLFMRPTSRDYTKPKSHIWNPIAPYTAIQVPTFQMGNTTLGSLLRDGKIYLSLADAVTLTLQNNYDIAIARVNLDIADTDLLRARAGSALRGVSTGLLTNTIGGTTTTITTGGGPGATSQGVGGGGTGVGGIVVSTNGGGPVPENLDPVLTGQLEYEASTAPQLNTLFSGGLNVLTTDTATYNFNYAQGFLTGTQLTVGFNNTRVTTDNPFSNFSPSLTTSFRATATQHLLQGFGWGVNGRFILQAKNDRRITDSAFRQQVLYTINQVENIYWALVSAYEDEQAKERQLTQSSQLTSDNRKQLEIGTLAPLDVVNSDSAVASDKQALVASKTNLEYQQLLMKQAIVRNLNDPQLSQAPVIPTDRVALDRLPEEDVQVEDLVKVAYANNPQIEQAVLNMKNNEITIKAFKNGLLPTVDAYAFYGGSALGGAQNPSAIDFNTNKPYPPGTFPSVGYGTVFQNTFNNNAPDKGVGVNMTIPIRNRTAQADQARSQMEYRQSQMRLQQLYTLIRIQVTNQQYALTNDRAQVQAAQAARDFAAQSLDAEQKKYRLGASTTANVLQQGRNLATGENNLISATAAYARDRAQLFQLLANTLDRYGISIEATAQAVGGGAGMQTPVIPGLTAPKAPEAPKPIDVNPAAPPPQQ, encoded by the coding sequence GTGAGATTAAAGGATATGCAGGGGGCGGCGAGCATTTCACTGCTGCTGATGAGTCTGTGCACACAGCCGGGATTGGCGCAGCAGCAGACGCAGTCGAGTCCGACCACACCAGCGGCGCCGCAGCAGGTGGTGAATGATACGACGGGAACACCTGGGTTGCCGCAGGCTCCGCAGCCGAAGGCGACCGAGCCGTTGTTTATGCGCCCTACCAGCCGGGACTACACGAAGCCGAAGAGCCATATCTGGAATCCTATTGCTCCATATACGGCGATCCAGGTTCCTACTTTCCAGATGGGGAACACGACGCTGGGCAGTTTGCTGAGGGACGGGAAGATCTATCTGAGCCTGGCGGATGCGGTGACGCTGACGCTGCAGAATAACTACGATATTGCGATCGCTCGGGTCAATCTGGATATTGCGGATACGGATCTGCTGCGGGCGAGGGCGGGATCTGCGCTTCGCGGCGTGTCGACCGGCCTGTTGACGAATACCATTGGCGGAACTACGACGACGATTACTACGGGCGGCGGACCAGGTGCGACCTCTCAGGGTGTGGGCGGCGGCGGTACGGGTGTGGGCGGAATCGTTGTGAGCACCAACGGCGGCGGACCGGTACCGGAGAATCTGGATCCGGTGCTGACGGGACAGCTGGAGTATGAGGCTTCGACGGCGCCGCAGTTGAATACGCTGTTCAGCGGCGGGTTGAATGTGTTGACTACGGATACGGCGACCTACAACTTCAATTATGCTCAGGGATTTCTGACCGGCACGCAGTTGACGGTGGGCTTCAACAATACTCGCGTGACGACGGACAATCCTTTTAGCAACTTCAGCCCTTCGTTGACGACGAGCTTTCGCGCTACGGCGACGCAGCATCTGTTGCAGGGGTTCGGCTGGGGCGTGAATGGACGTTTTATTCTGCAGGCCAAGAATGACCGACGGATCACAGACTCGGCATTTCGGCAGCAGGTGCTGTATACGATCAACCAGGTGGAGAACATCTACTGGGCACTGGTGAGTGCGTACGAAGACGAGCAGGCGAAGGAACGTCAGCTGACGCAGTCGTCGCAGCTGACCTCGGACAACCGGAAGCAGCTGGAGATTGGCACACTGGCGCCGCTCGATGTGGTGAACTCGGATAGCGCGGTGGCGAGTGACAAACAAGCGCTGGTGGCTTCGAAGACGAATCTCGAGTACCAGCAGTTGTTGATGAAGCAGGCGATTGTGCGAAACCTGAACGATCCGCAACTGTCGCAGGCGCCTGTGATTCCGACCGACCGGGTGGCCCTGGACAGATTGCCGGAAGAGGACGTGCAGGTTGAGGACCTGGTGAAGGTGGCGTACGCCAACAACCCGCAGATTGAGCAGGCGGTGTTGAACATGAAGAACAACGAGATCACGATCAAGGCGTTCAAGAACGGATTGCTGCCGACTGTGGATGCGTATGCCTTCTACGGTGGAAGTGCGCTGGGTGGTGCTCAGAATCCGAGTGCGATCGATTTCAATACTAATAAGCCTTATCCGCCGGGAACGTTTCCTTCGGTCGGGTACGGGACTGTCTTTCAGAACACGTTCAACAACAACGCTCCAGATAAAGGTGTTGGCGTGAACATGACGATTCCGATACGGAACCGAACGGCACAGGCTGACCAGGCGCGGTCGCAGATGGAGTATCGGCAGTCGCAGATGCGGTTGCAGCAGCTCTACACGTTGATTCGCATCCAGGTGACGAACCAGCAGTACGCGTTGACCAACGACCGGGCGCAGGTGCAGGCGGCTCAGGCGGCGAGAGACTTTGCTGCGCAGAGCCTGGACGCTGAGCAGAAGAAGTACAGGCTGGGAGCATCGACCACTGCGAATGTATTGCAGCAGGGGAGGAACCTGGCGACGGGGGAGAATAATCTGATCTCGGCGACGGCGGCGTATGCGAGAGACCGGGCGCAGCTGTTCCAGCTTCTGGCGAACACTCTGGACCGATATGGAATCAGTATTGAAGCTACAGCGCAGGCAGTTGGAGGAGGCGCGGGAATGCAGACGCCTGTGATTCCGGGGTTGACGGCTCCTAAAGCTCCTGAGGCGCCGAAGCCGATCGATGTGAACCCGGCTGCTCCGCCACCGCAACAGTAA
- a CDS encoding tRNA pseudouridine synthase A — translation MPHWKTILTYDGTPYNGWQIQPSLPTVQGALAQAIHRVTGETVLPQGSGRTDTGVHALAQVATFSLSVPIPAANLHRALNRALPPSIRVLSVTPVPEDFHARHSARRKTYEYRILPGCDDKDLICSPMLAPYVWACRLPLELAPLQQAAAHILGPHDFTSFAAVDPDLTTRTTAPDSTEFPSTLSPDLSNRSDISTSEDIVTPTNQNSVTSQKSVISTEAAHSLIVSSAVERPPHSAGIATDPAPDQDPATPKKIIPTDNTRTIFHSAWHQHEDLLIYRITGSGFLHHMVRNLVGTFVEIAVNRLHPDDIPKILAARNRSAAGPTAPARGLFLVEVSYAEDEITHAEAEVKH, via the coding sequence ATGCCTCACTGGAAGACAATCCTGACCTACGACGGAACCCCCTACAACGGCTGGCAGATCCAACCCTCTCTCCCCACCGTACAGGGCGCGCTCGCCCAAGCCATCCATCGCGTCACAGGTGAAACCGTCCTCCCCCAGGGCTCCGGCCGCACCGACACCGGCGTTCACGCTCTCGCCCAGGTCGCCACCTTCTCGCTCTCGGTCCCCATCCCCGCCGCAAACCTCCATCGCGCCCTCAACCGCGCCCTCCCACCCAGCATCCGCGTCCTCTCCGTCACACCCGTCCCCGAAGACTTCCACGCCCGCCACAGCGCCCGCCGCAAAACCTACGAGTACCGAATCCTCCCCGGGTGCGACGACAAAGACCTAATCTGCTCCCCCATGCTCGCCCCCTACGTCTGGGCCTGCCGCCTCCCTCTCGAACTCGCCCCCCTGCAGCAAGCCGCCGCCCACATCCTCGGCCCCCACGACTTTACCTCCTTCGCCGCCGTCGATCCCGACCTCACCACCCGAACCACCGCCCCCGACTCCACAGAATTCCCCTCAACACTCTCTCCGGACCTTTCAAACAGAAGCGACATCTCGACCAGTGAAGACATCGTCACTCCAACCAATCAGAACAGCGTCACCTCCCAAAAAAGCGTCATCTCGACCGAAGCAGCTCACAGCCTCATCGTGAGCAGCGCAGTGGAGAGACCACCGCATTCTGCCGGCATAGCCACCGATCCGGCACCCGACCAAGACCCCGCCACCCCAAAGAAAATAATCCCCACCGACAACACCCGCACCATCTTCCACTCCGCCTGGCATCAACACGAAGACCTCCTCATCTACCGCATTACCGGCTCCGGCTTCCTCCACCACATGGTCCGCAACCTCGTAGGCACCTTCGTAGAGATAGCCGTCAACCGTCTCCACCCCGACGACATCCCCAAAATCCTCGCCGCCCGCAACCGCTCCGCCGCCGGCCCCACTGCCCCCGCCCGCGGCCTCTTCCTCGTCGAGGTCTCATATGCAGAAGACGAGATCACCCACGCAGAAGCCGAGGTCAAGCACTGA
- a CDS encoding M20/M25/M40 family metallo-hydrolase, whose protein sequence is MPATASAQRRISRLATLTAVHRAFHWLHLHQPQLRQWQLELVRIPAPPFGESARAAWFLNRFQELGLTNIHLDDAGNALAELQPEPASTPSNNISTEAADSLTVRRAVDFSQSPQLQRTDSPCGIRRDPPHLAQPAIASPDSSQLRKAPPCILLSAHLDTVFPADTPIHPTEEKDSPRIHAPGICDNAAGLTALLAIAAALRFANITPPIPILFAANVGEEGEGDLRGMRHLFERGPYRTRIASALILEGGGTAAAINRALGSLRFRVTINGPGGHSWADAGTPNPILLLSKALTEIATLELPTDPLTTFNVGHISGGTSINSIPESASALLDLRSTDSTQLISTATRVHQIFDDIVTTQSTIYTPLKLHIETIGNRPAATLPDDSPLLHTLRAVDRHLSLRTELRLGSTDANIPLSRDIPALALGSGGIGGGIHTLQEWYDPTARETALRRILLTLLDTLQTTANPTH, encoded by the coding sequence ATGCCCGCCACCGCCTCCGCCCAGCGCCGCATCTCTCGCCTCGCCACCCTCACCGCAGTCCACCGCGCCTTTCACTGGCTACACCTCCACCAACCTCAACTCCGCCAGTGGCAGCTCGAGCTCGTCCGCATCCCCGCTCCACCCTTCGGCGAATCAGCCCGCGCCGCCTGGTTCCTCAATCGCTTTCAAGAACTCGGCCTCACCAACATCCATCTCGACGACGCCGGCAACGCCCTCGCCGAACTCCAACCCGAACCAGCCTCCACTCCCTCAAATAACATCTCGACCGAAGCGGCGGACAGTCTCACCGTCCGCCGCGCAGTGGATTTCAGCCAAAGTCCTCAGTTGCAGCGGACCGATTCACCCTGCGGTATCCGTCGAGACCCCCCGCATCTCGCTCAACCTGCCATTGCCTCACCAGACAGCAGCCAACTCAGAAAAGCCCCTCCCTGCATCCTCCTCTCCGCCCATCTCGACACCGTCTTCCCCGCAGACACCCCCATCCACCCCACCGAAGAAAAAGACTCCCCCCGCATCCACGCACCCGGCATCTGCGACAACGCCGCCGGCCTCACCGCACTCCTCGCCATCGCCGCTGCCCTGCGCTTCGCCAACATCACCCCACCCATCCCCATCCTCTTCGCCGCCAACGTAGGCGAAGAAGGAGAAGGCGACCTCCGCGGCATGCGTCATCTCTTCGAGCGCGGCCCCTACCGAACCCGCATCGCCTCAGCCCTCATCCTCGAAGGCGGAGGCACCGCTGCCGCCATCAACCGAGCCCTCGGCAGCCTGCGCTTCCGCGTCACCATCAACGGCCCCGGCGGCCACTCCTGGGCCGACGCCGGAACCCCCAACCCCATCCTCCTCCTAAGCAAAGCCCTCACCGAGATCGCCACCCTCGAGCTTCCCACCGACCCCCTCACCACCTTCAACGTCGGTCACATCTCCGGCGGCACCTCCATCAACTCCATCCCCGAATCCGCCTCCGCCCTCCTCGACCTCCGCTCCACCGACTCCACCCAACTCATCTCCACCGCCACCCGCGTCCACCAGATCTTCGACGACATCGTCACCACACAATCCACCATCTACACACCACTAAAACTCCACATCGAGACCATTGGAAACCGACCCGCCGCCACCCTCCCCGACGACTCCCCCCTCCTCCACACCCTCCGCGCCGTCGACCGCCACCTCTCCCTCCGCACCGAACTCCGCCTCGGCTCCACCGACGCCAACATCCCTCTCTCCCGCGACATCCCCGCCCTCGCCCTCGGCAGCGGCGGCATCGGCGGCGGCATACACACCCTGCAGGAGTGGTACGACCCCACCGCCCGCGAAACCGCCCTCCGCCGCATCCTCCTCACCCTCCTCGACACCCTCCAAACCACCGCCAATCCCACACATTGA
- a CDS encoding alpha/beta hydrolase, giving the protein MKTLLQSHSSRRIVAPTTALALSLTLNIIAAIAQTPTTPTPAPRPTPPTRDPHTAGYVAAKELPDGAIPSPQQDGNFILGPTHPIAPEMSLHSAVPLGNIYKFAMNSSDSKLYPGIAREQDTFGTPDPKDPAKLVVTTSHPAPYTRHVAVYVPQQYVPGTAAPFIISADGPDYDLFRALDYLIANHRVPIMIAISIGNGSGDAQGSERGLEYDTMSGHYAEFVETEVLPLVEKQYHVKLTKDPDGRATMGGSSGGSCALIMAWYHPELYHRVLTYSGTYINQQWPYNPETPHGAWEFHEHLIPATPAKPIRIWMEVGDRDLFNPNFMRDDMHDWVLANERMAKVLAAKDYHYQFVFAKDAGHVDHAVKQQTLPEALEYLWQGYPVTK; this is encoded by the coding sequence GTGAAGACTCTACTTCAAAGCCACTCCAGCCGTCGTATCGTCGCTCCAACAACGGCACTCGCACTCTCCCTGACACTCAACATCATCGCGGCCATCGCCCAGACTCCGACAACACCCACTCCTGCACCGCGCCCAACCCCGCCCACGCGCGACCCCCACACCGCCGGTTACGTCGCAGCAAAAGAGCTACCCGACGGCGCCATCCCCTCGCCGCAACAGGACGGCAACTTTATACTCGGCCCCACCCACCCCATCGCCCCCGAAATGTCTCTCCACTCGGCCGTCCCCCTGGGAAACATCTACAAGTTCGCCATGAACTCCTCCGACAGCAAACTCTATCCAGGGATCGCACGAGAGCAGGACACCTTCGGCACCCCCGATCCCAAGGACCCGGCAAAACTCGTCGTCACCACCAGCCACCCCGCGCCCTACACCCGACACGTGGCCGTCTACGTCCCGCAACAGTACGTACCCGGCACCGCCGCACCGTTTATCATCAGCGCCGACGGCCCCGACTACGACCTCTTCAGGGCTCTTGATTACCTCATCGCAAACCACCGTGTTCCCATCATGATCGCCATCTCCATCGGCAACGGCAGCGGCGACGCCCAAGGCAGCGAACGCGGCCTCGAATACGACACCATGTCTGGCCACTACGCCGAGTTCGTTGAAACCGAAGTCCTCCCTCTCGTCGAGAAGCAATATCACGTCAAACTCACCAAAGACCCTGACGGACGCGCCACCATGGGCGGCAGCTCCGGAGGCTCATGCGCTCTCATCATGGCCTGGTATCACCCGGAGCTCTACCACCGCGTCCTCACCTACTCCGGCACCTACATCAATCAGCAATGGCCCTACAACCCGGAAACCCCTCACGGAGCATGGGAGTTCCACGAACACCTCATCCCGGCCACTCCAGCCAAACCCATCAGAATCTGGATGGAGGTAGGCGACCGCGACCTCTTCAACCCCAACTTCATGCGCGACGACATGCACGACTGGGTTCTCGCAAACGAGCGCATGGCCAAGGTACTCGCGGCCAAGGACTATCACTATCAATTTGTCTTCGCCAAAGACGCCGGCCACGTCGACCACGCCGTGAAGCAACAAACCCTGCCCGAAGCCTTGGAGTATCTGTGGCAGGGATATCCCGTCACAAAATAA
- a CDS encoding DUF1059 domain-containing protein — protein sequence MKTMTCKSLGGPCEQKLSAGSWDEMVQTMTKHVMEKHPETAKAMEKMHNEDPKRWGRETKPKWEATPET from the coding sequence ATGAAGACGATGACGTGCAAATCGCTAGGTGGACCCTGTGAACAGAAGCTGTCGGCCGGATCATGGGACGAAATGGTCCAGACCATGACGAAACATGTGATGGAAAAGCATCCTGAGACCGCAAAGGCAATGGAAAAGATGCATAACGAAGACCCAAAGAGATGGGGCAGAGAGACGAAGCCTAAGTGGGAGGCGACACCGGAGACATAG
- a CDS encoding amidohydrolase yields the protein MKPFTLTAILLLTTLTQAQKTPPDTIYLHGNILTGTHLRPNDPSPTPARVQALAIANGKILAAGTDAEILKLKAPRTRIIDLHHAFAMPGFNDAHTHMGPAGRQQLSINLDGVKSLAEMQQRIRTYAAKAQPGIWLEGGGWDHTLWPGAKLPTREDIDPITQGHPCILERVDGHIALANSAALAAASITTETPDPAGAKIDRDSSGNPTGILRETAATNLVFRKIPSPGPEERTKALNLAIKDALAHGVTSVQDNSDWEDFLALEELEDAHELHLRFAEWLPFDKPLEVLKERRASHPTDDPLLHLTMLKGFMDGSLGSRTAALDAPYSDDPDNSGLPRYDQDKLTQMASERAAAGFQLGFHAIGDRANAMALNAFGAADQVATLAPPSASPNTTDAHIITTPPPPDPAPAALRFRVEHAQVLLPEDFDRYASEGVIASMQPSHLLTDMKWAPDRLGPDRAKYAYAWKSFLDHNVTLAFGTDYPVESINPFRGLYSAITRQNESGTQTFQPQEKISFNEAIYAYTQSSAFAEFREHQKGRLEPGYLADLVVLDRDITAATPQQLLRTKVLSTIVNGETVYSQSPNAQSPKPETGANN from the coding sequence GTGAAACCCTTCACTCTCACTGCGATTCTTCTGCTCACCACCCTCACTCAGGCCCAGAAGACCCCGCCTGACACCATCTATCTCCACGGAAACATCCTCACCGGCACCCACCTCCGCCCCAACGACCCCTCCCCCACCCCTGCAAGGGTCCAGGCCTTGGCCATCGCCAACGGAAAGATCCTGGCCGCCGGCACCGACGCCGAGATCCTCAAACTCAAAGCCCCGCGGACCCGCATCATCGACCTCCACCACGCCTTCGCAATGCCCGGGTTCAACGACGCCCACACCCATATGGGCCCTGCAGGCCGCCAGCAACTCTCCATCAACCTCGACGGAGTCAAATCCCTGGCCGAGATGCAGCAACGCATCCGCACCTACGCCGCCAAAGCCCAACCCGGCATCTGGCTCGAAGGCGGAGGCTGGGACCACACCCTCTGGCCCGGAGCCAAACTCCCCACCCGTGAGGACATCGACCCGATCACCCAAGGTCACCCCTGCATCCTCGAGCGGGTAGACGGCCACATCGCCCTCGCCAACTCCGCCGCCCTCGCCGCCGCCAGCATTACAACCGAGACCCCCGACCCCGCCGGCGCCAAAATCGACCGCGACTCCTCCGGCAACCCCACCGGAATCCTCCGCGAAACCGCCGCCACCAACCTGGTCTTTAGGAAGATCCCATCACCCGGCCCCGAGGAACGCACCAAAGCCCTCAACCTGGCCATCAAAGACGCCCTCGCCCACGGCGTCACCAGCGTCCAGGACAACTCCGACTGGGAAGACTTCCTCGCCCTCGAAGAACTCGAGGACGCCCACGAACTCCATCTCCGATTCGCCGAGTGGCTCCCCTTCGACAAGCCCCTCGAGGTCCTCAAGGAGCGCCGCGCCAGCCACCCCACCGACGACCCGCTCCTCCACCTCACCATGCTGAAGGGCTTTATGGACGGCTCCCTCGGCTCCCGCACCGCGGCCCTCGACGCACCCTACTCCGACGACCCCGACAACTCCGGCCTTCCCCGCTATGACCAGGACAAGCTAACCCAGATGGCCTCCGAGCGCGCAGCCGCAGGCTTCCAGCTGGGCTTCCACGCCATCGGCGACCGTGCCAACGCGATGGCCCTCAATGCCTTCGGAGCCGCCGATCAGGTAGCCACCCTCGCCCCCCCATCCGCCAGCCCCAACACCACCGACGCCCACATCATCACCACCCCACCCCCACCCGATCCCGCCCCGGCCGCCCTCCGATTCCGCGTAGAACACGCCCAGGTCCTTCTACCCGAAGACTTTGATCGCTACGCCAGCGAGGGCGTCATCGCCTCCATGCAACCCTCCCACCTACTCACCGACATGAAGTGGGCCCCGGACCGCCTCGGCCCCGACCGCGCGAAGTACGCCTACGCCTGGAAGAGCTTCCTCGATCACAACGTCACCCTCGCCTTCGGCACCGACTACCCGGTGGAGTCCATTAATCCCTTCCGCGGCCTCTACTCCGCCATCACTCGGCAGAACGAATCAGGCACCCAGACCTTCCAACCCCAGGAGAAGATTTCCTTCAACGAAGCGATCTACGCCTACACCCAATCCTCCGCCTTCGCCGAGTTCCGCGAACATCAGAAGGGTCGCCTTGAACCCGGCTACCTCGCCGACCTTGTCGTTCTCGACCGTGACATCACTGCCGCAACGCCCCAACAACTTCTCCGCACCAAGGTCCTCAGCACCATCGTGAACGGTGAAACCGTCTACTCACAATCACCGAACGCGCAGTCACCAAAGCCCGAGACCGGAGCGAACAACTAG
- a CDS encoding DMT family transporter: MPRRLSPTSLAHLLLLAVVFIWGATFVLVKDALQDASPFVFNLLRMALAFVALVIVNHRQLRSTNRKSIVSGIAVGLFLATGYQFQTTGLARTTAAKSALITGLVVVFVPLLTLIPAIRPSRTLPPRWTTAVGALLAFSGLLLLTTPAGTSWKNLLSSIGLGDLLTLACAIAFAAHLLSLAHTSRTVPTAQLATLQIGTAALLMAVTLPLGGTLHLTLTPRLVTALAITSLLATAAAFTIQSWAQQHIPPTHTAILLTLEPVFACLTSFLVLHEHLGRRSLLGAVLILTGIAFIELFPSEAPIPTYPA, from the coding sequence TTGCCCCGCCGACTGAGCCCCACCAGCCTGGCCCATCTCCTGCTCCTCGCGGTCGTCTTCATATGGGGAGCCACCTTCGTTTTAGTAAAAGATGCTCTCCAAGACGCCTCACCCTTTGTCTTCAACCTGCTCAGAATGGCTCTGGCCTTCGTCGCTCTTGTTATCGTCAACCACCGTCAACTGCGCAGCACCAACCGCAAAAGCATAGTCTCGGGCATTGCCGTGGGCCTCTTTCTCGCCACCGGATACCAGTTTCAAACCACCGGACTCGCCCGCACAACCGCCGCGAAATCGGCACTGATTACTGGCCTCGTGGTTGTCTTCGTCCCTCTCCTCACCCTCATACCCGCGATTCGCCCCTCAAGAACGCTGCCTCCCCGCTGGACTACCGCCGTCGGAGCACTCCTCGCATTCTCCGGCCTTCTCCTGCTGACAACGCCTGCAGGAACATCTTGGAAGAATCTCCTCAGCAGCATCGGCCTGGGGGACCTCCTTACACTCGCCTGCGCAATCGCCTTCGCCGCCCATCTCCTGTCGTTGGCTCACACCTCCAGGACCGTCCCAACAGCCCAACTCGCCACGTTGCAGATTGGGACAGCAGCGCTTCTCATGGCCGTTACTCTGCCCTTAGGCGGAACACTTCACCTCACCCTCACCCCTAGGTTGGTCACCGCTTTAGCGATAACCAGCCTCCTGGCCACCGCAGCAGCCTTCACCATCCAGAGCTGGGCCCAGCAGCATATTCCCCCTACCCATACCGCCATTCTGCTCACACTGGAGCCCGTCTTCGCTTGCCTTACCTCATTCCTCGTTTTGCACGAACATCTAGGCCGCCGTTCTCTTCTTGGAGCCGTTCTCATCCTCACCGGGATAGCATTCATCGAGCTTTTCCCTTCAGAAGCTCCGATCCCCACGTATCCCGCCTAA